Proteins from one Nicotiana tabacum cultivar K326 chromosome 23, ASM71507v2, whole genome shotgun sequence genomic window:
- the LOC107775798 gene encoding protein RDM1, which translates to MTQQDQRKVAYAIRRMNKYIESNATKLNDGNHSGHEQEISDMERAAPFGEQVDISSGDSSSSDTDDRKTENKQLKNYITTGQPVNELISEDSMIRRARMYQEYMQLVPIPTHRGSVIPFTSWAGLAASIKQLYGQPLHYLTNVHMKQWDQMRFNTNDDDVPLDTIIHPSKAEASIWLIEEVHRRASSHHYIAELWLADPMYHAYVDPIFPKLQNSTK; encoded by the exons ATGACACAACAAG aCCAACGCAAAGTTGCTTATGCCATTCGGAGGATGAACAAATATATTGAATCAAATGCAACAAAGTTAAATGATGGAAACCATAGTGGACATGAACAAGAAATTTCAG ATATGGAGAGAGCAGCGCCATTTGGTGAGCAGGTGGATATCTCATCGGGCGACTCATCTTCCTCTGATACAGATGATCGCAAAACAGAAAACAAACAGCTGAAAAATTATATCACCACTGGTCAACCTGTTAACGAACTTATTTCTGAAG ATTCAATGATAAGAAGAGCAAGAATGTACCAGGAGTACATGCAGTTGGTTCCTATTCCCACACACCGTGGCTCTGTTATCCCTTTCACCTCATGGGCGGGATTAGCCGCATCCATTAAACAGTTATATGGACAACCACTGCACTACCTAACCAATGTCCACATGAAGCAGTGGGATCAAATGAGGTTCAACACCAACGATGATGACGTTCCATTAGATACCATCATACATCCTAGCAAAGCTGAAGCAAGCATCTGGCTTATTGAAGAAGTTCATAGGCGTGCCTCATCTCATCATTACATTGCTGAACTTTGGCTTGCTGATCCTATGTATCATGCCTATGTTGATCCAATTTTCCCAAAGCTGCAGAATTCAACAAAGTAG